A stretch of DNA from Planococcus antarcticus DSM 14505:
GCTCATATAAAAAACACTTTCGATAAACTGCTGGATAAAAATAAAATTCAACAGGCGCTGGTATTTATTGAACGAGACCATCAGCTGACAATCAAAGAGTAGATTGCTCTGACGGAAATTCCGGCACCGCCATTTAAAGAGCAGCTACGTGCTGAAAATTTCATGGAGCGTCTAAAAGCTCTAGGATTGGAAGATGTCCGTATGGATTCTGAAGGCAACGTCCATGGGTTAAGAAAAGGGCGAGGGAAAGGCCCAAAAGTATTTGTGTCGGCCCATCTGGATACAGTGTTTCCTGAAGAGACCGATACAACGGTGCAACAGAAAAATGGTATGATGCATGCACCTGGAATTGGTGACGACGCCCGTGGACTGGCCGAATTGCCGGCGGTCGTAAGAGCCATTAGCGAAGCAGGAATTGATAACACTGGAGCTATTATTTTTGGAGGGACAGTCGGTGAGGAAGGTGCAGGAGATTTGCGCGGCGTAAAAGCTTTTTTTGCTGAGCATCAGGACATTGATGGATTCTTGTCACTGGATGGGCCAGGATCCAATGACATTACCTATTTGGCCACAGGAAGCTATCGCTATAAGATTACATACAGAGGACCCGGAGGCCATAGCTTTGCGGCCTTTGGCACACCTAGTGCAACACATGCATTAGGTCGTGCAATGGCCGCAATTGCTGATTTGGAAACGATCAATGAGCCGAAGACGACTTTTTCGATCGGTCAGGTTTCCGGTGGCACCTCGGTGAACGCGATCGCTCAGGAAGCATCGATGCTAGTCGATCTTCGTTCCAACGATCAACAGGAACTGGATAAATTGGAACACTACTTTCTCGAAATTGTAGAAAAGGCGGCTCGAGCTGAAAATGTACGCTGGGGTGATGACCGGCTGCGAGTTAGAATCAACCGTTTTGGCAACCGTCCACCAGCAAGCCAATCGGGGGATGAGCCAATCGTGCAGGTGGCAAGCGCTGCGAGCCATTCGCTTGGAGCAGAACCGCAGTTAAAGAAACCGAGCAGCACCGATGCCAACTATCTGGTGAGCATTGGAATTCCGGCCATCGCCATCGGCCTCGGTGGAGAATTTGTCAAAGCACACACGTTGGAAGAATGGCATGATCCTAAAAATGGTTATTTGGCTATTCAAAAAAGCTTGATGACGATCCTTGGGTTGGTCGGAGTTGAAAAAATTAGTCCACCATTGCTCTAGAAAAAAATCCGGACAGCCTTTAAAGGCTGTCCGGATT
This window harbors:
- a CDS encoding M20/M25/M40 family metallo-hydrolase, whose product is MERLKALGLEDVRMDSEGNVHGLRKGRGKGPKVFVSAHLDTVFPEETDTTVQQKNGMMHAPGIGDDARGLAELPAVVRAISEAGIDNTGAIIFGGTVGEEGAGDLRGVKAFFAEHQDIDGFLSLDGPGSNDITYLATGSYRYKITYRGPGGHSFAAFGTPSATHALGRAMAAIADLETINEPKTTFSIGQVSGGTSVNAIAQEASMLVDLRSNDQQELDKLEHYFLEIVEKAARAENVRWGDDRLRVRINRFGNRPPASQSGDEPIVQVASAASHSLGAEPQLKKPSSTDANYLVSIGIPAIAIGLGGEFVKAHTLEEWHDPKNGYLAIQKSLMTILGLVGVEKISPPLL